The Coffea arabica cultivar ET-39 chromosome 3c, Coffea Arabica ET-39 HiFi, whole genome shotgun sequence genome contains a region encoding:
- the LOC113735091 gene encoding glutathione S-transferase U7-like — protein sequence MEETGGVKLLGFWVSPFAQRVKWALKLKGVQYEYIEEDIYNKSPLLSKLNPVYGMVPVLVHNGKPISESIIILEYIDEVWKQAPLLPQDPYERAQARFWAKFAEEKVRQSVWEAMCSSGEEKQKAVKSAVEAFEEFEKELKRRGTKFFGGETIGFVDIVAGCISYQLALHEEVGSIKILDSSKFPAISEWIKNFLNHPLINEGLPQKDQMFAYFSKRSKEIASQKMSHKTA from the exons ATGGAAGAAACTGGTGGGGTAAAGCTCTTAGGATTCTGGGTAAGCCCATTTGCTCAAAGGGTGAAGTGGGCACTGAAGCTAAAAGGCGTTCAGTATGAATACATAGAAGAAGATATATACAATAAGAGCCCTTTGCTGTCAAAGTTGAATCCTGTTTACGGAATGGTTCCTGTTCTTGTTCACAATGGAAAACCAATTTCAGAATCCATAATCATTCTAGAATACATTGATGAGGTGTGGAAACAGGCTCCCCTGTTGCCTCAAGATCCTTATGAAAGAGCCCAAGCACGCTTTTGGGCTAAATTTGCCGAAGAGAAG GTTAGACAATCCGTGTGGGAAGCTATGTGTTCTAGTGGTGAAGAGAAGCAGAAGGCAGTGAAATCAGCAGTGGAGGCGTTTGAAGAGTTTGAGAAGGAGCTAAAACGAAGAGGGACAAAGTTCTTTGGAGGGGAAACGATTGGTTTTGTGGATATCGTAGCTGGCTGTATTTCTTACCAGCTGGCCCTGCATGAGGAAGTTGGATCCATCAAGATTCTTGACTCATCAAAGTTCCCAGCCATTTCTGAGTGGATCAAGAATTTTCTCAATCATCCACTGATTAATGAAGGCTTACCACAGAAAGATCAGATGTTTGCTTATTTCTCCAAACGTAGCAAAGAAATAGCTTCTCAGAAAATGTCTCACAAGACTGCTTAG